The following are from one region of the Cyanobium gracile PCC 6307 genome:
- a CDS encoding NAD(P)-dependent alcohol dehydrogenase — protein sequence MKAVVVERYGPPEVLRIIEMPIPTPKDDEILIRINATTVTSGDWRIRSQTVPTGFGLIMRLVFGLRKPRQPILGSELAGVVAAIGRDVTRFKVGERVFAFSDVRLGCHAEYIVLPQDGMVVATPPALTDETAAALCFGGTTALDFLRRGKVQRGDKVLVNGASGAVGSAVVQLARHFGTELTGVCSGASMDLVRSLGAAHVIDYTQDDFTRNGQTYDLIVDTVGTAPFSRCRRSLKDGGRLLLVLAGLPDMLRSLWVSMTSCHTVIAGPAGLKRDDLLTLAALAETGAFRPVIDRIYPIDQIVEAHRYVDTGRKKGNVIISVRDQN from the coding sequence ATGAAAGCCGTCGTCGTTGAGCGCTACGGGCCACCCGAAGTGCTGCGCATCATCGAGATGCCCATACCCACCCCCAAAGACGACGAAATCCTGATCCGAATCAACGCCACCACCGTCACATCAGGGGACTGGCGCATTCGAAGCCAGACGGTTCCCACGGGGTTCGGGCTGATCATGCGGCTGGTGTTCGGCCTGCGGAAGCCCAGGCAACCGATCCTCGGTTCGGAGCTGGCCGGGGTGGTCGCGGCGATCGGCAGGGACGTCACCCGGTTCAAGGTGGGGGAGCGGGTGTTCGCCTTCAGCGACGTCCGCCTGGGCTGCCATGCCGAGTACATCGTCCTGCCGCAGGACGGCATGGTGGTGGCCACACCGCCCGCGCTCACGGATGAGACGGCCGCCGCCCTCTGCTTCGGCGGAACGACGGCCCTGGATTTCCTGCGGCGTGGCAAGGTTCAGCGCGGGGACAAGGTGCTGGTGAATGGGGCCTCCGGCGCGGTGGGGAGCGCCGTTGTGCAGCTGGCCCGCCACTTCGGGACCGAGTTGACCGGGGTGTGCAGCGGAGCCAGCATGGATCTGGTGCGCTCCCTGGGGGCGGCCCATGTCATCGACTACACCCAGGACGACTTCACCCGCAACGGCCAAACGTACGACCTCATCGTCGATACGGTCGGCACGGCGCCCTTTTCTCGCTGCAGGCGATCCCTGAAGGATGGGGGGCGGCTGTTGCTGGTGCTGGCCGGGTTGCCCGACATGCTGCGGAGCCTGTGGGTGTCGATGACGAGCTGCCACACGGTGATCGCCGGTCCCGCTGGCCTGAAACGCGACGATCTGCTCACGCTTGCCGCCCTGGCTGAGACGGGAGCGTTCCGACCCGTGATCGATCGGATCTATCCGATCGATCAGATTGTGGAAGCCCACCGTTATGTCGACACGGGACGAAAGAAGGGTAATGTCATCATCTCTGTGCGCGATCAGAACTAG
- the atpA gene encoding F0F1 ATP synthase subunit alpha, protein MVSIRPDEISAILKKQIADYDKSVSVSNVGTVLQIGDGIARVYGLEQVMAGELVLFEDGTEGLALNLEDDNVGVVLMGEGLGIQEGSTVKATGRIAAVPVGDAMLGRVVNALGQPIDGKGEIATTETRLIESMAPGIIQRKSVHEPMQTGITAIDAMIPIGRGQRELIIGDRQTGKTAICIDTILNQKGEDVVCVYVAIGQKNASVANVVEVLRERGALDYTVVVAASASEAAALQYLAPYTGAAIAESFMYKGKATLVVYDDLTKQAQAYRQMSLLLRRPPGREAYPGDVFYCHSRLLERAAKLSDAMGKGSMTALPIIETQAGDVSAYIPTNVISITDGQVFLSSDLFNSGLRPAINVGISVSRVGGAAQTKAIKKIAGTLKLELAQFDELAAFSQFASDLDAATQAQLARGKRLRELLKQPQFSPLILAEQVAVVYAGVKGLIDDVPVELVPQFARELREYLKSNKPEYINKVQTEKVLSDESEAMLKEAITEVASSMLAAA, encoded by the coding sequence ATGGTTTCCATCCGCCCCGACGAGATCAGCGCCATCCTCAAGAAACAGATCGCCGACTACGACAAGTCGGTCTCTGTCAGCAACGTCGGTACCGTCCTGCAGATCGGTGATGGCATCGCCCGGGTCTACGGCCTGGAGCAGGTGATGGCCGGCGAGCTGGTGCTGTTCGAAGACGGCACCGAGGGCCTGGCGCTGAACCTGGAGGACGACAACGTCGGCGTCGTGCTGATGGGCGAGGGCCTGGGTATCCAGGAGGGCAGCACCGTCAAGGCCACCGGGCGCATCGCCGCCGTGCCGGTGGGCGACGCCATGCTGGGCCGGGTGGTGAACGCCCTGGGTCAGCCGATCGACGGCAAGGGTGAGATCGCCACCACCGAGACCCGCCTGATCGAGTCGATGGCGCCCGGCATCATCCAGCGCAAGTCGGTGCATGAGCCCATGCAGACCGGCATCACGGCCATCGACGCCATGATTCCCATCGGCCGGGGCCAGCGCGAGCTGATCATCGGCGACCGCCAGACCGGCAAGACCGCCATCTGCATCGACACGATCCTCAACCAGAAGGGTGAGGACGTCGTCTGCGTCTACGTGGCCATCGGCCAGAAGAACGCCTCGGTGGCCAACGTGGTGGAAGTGCTCCGCGAGCGCGGCGCCCTCGACTACACCGTGGTGGTGGCGGCCAGCGCCTCGGAAGCGGCGGCCCTCCAGTACCTGGCCCCCTACACCGGCGCGGCCATCGCCGAGTCCTTCATGTACAAGGGCAAAGCCACCCTGGTGGTGTACGACGACCTCACCAAGCAGGCCCAGGCCTACCGCCAGATGTCGCTGCTGCTGCGCCGTCCCCCCGGCCGTGAGGCCTACCCCGGCGACGTCTTCTACTGCCACAGCCGCCTGCTGGAGCGGGCCGCCAAGCTTTCCGACGCCATGGGCAAGGGCAGCATGACCGCCCTGCCGATCATCGAGACCCAGGCCGGCGACGTTTCGGCCTACATCCCCACCAACGTGATCTCGATCACCGACGGCCAGGTCTTCCTCAGCTCCGACCTGTTCAACTCCGGCCTGCGGCCCGCCATCAACGTGGGCATCTCCGTGAGCCGGGTGGGCGGCGCTGCCCAGACCAAGGCCATCAAGAAGATCGCCGGCACCCTGAAGCTGGAGCTGGCCCAGTTCGACGAACTGGCCGCCTTCTCCCAGTTCGCCTCCGATCTCGATGCCGCCACCCAGGCCCAGCTGGCCCGGGGCAAGCGTCTGCGTGAACTGCTCAAGCAGCCCCAGTTCAGCCCCCTGATCCTGGCTGAGCAGGTGGCGGTGGTCTACGCGGGTGTCAAGGGGCTGATCGACGATGTGCCCGTGGAGCTGGTGCCCCAGTTCGCCCGCGAGCTGCGCGAGTACCTCAAGAGCAACAAGCCCGAGTACATCAACAAGGTTCAGACCGAGAAGGTGCTGAGCGACGAATCCGAAGCCATGCTCAAGGAGGCGATCACCGAGGTCGCCTCCTCGATGCTGGCCGCCGCCTGA
- a CDS encoding TIGR02466 family protein, protein MADAAAPAALAIEPLFPMALGRVQLAPDPLDTALLLQRALELRERDPSEEGVAWTGDVRGAGELHRNPLFAPLIGRLALHAWEYLAALGFDRRRLALQVQRSWPVISEAGEQVGRHHHPNAHLSAIYYLNGDGSGRSGCLRLFAPRQVNELVPGLAVGQDGPIGADATLNRPWHDVAPRAGLLLLFPSSVDHAVLPNGDTEDTRFSLSIDFVLTAPANAPDPGEYLAPHPGRWLAIGEDGTEPGA, encoded by the coding sequence ATGGCCGATGCCGCCGCCCCTGCCGCCCTGGCGATCGAGCCCCTGTTCCCGATGGCCCTGGGCCGGGTGCAGCTGGCGCCCGATCCCCTCGACACCGCCCTGCTGCTGCAGCGGGCCCTGGAGCTGCGGGAGCGGGACCCCAGTGAAGAGGGGGTGGCGTGGACCGGGGATGTGCGCGGCGCCGGGGAGTTGCACCGCAACCCCCTGTTCGCCCCCCTGATCGGCCGGCTGGCGCTCCATGCCTGGGAGTATCTGGCGGCGCTGGGGTTCGATCGCCGGCGCCTGGCCCTGCAGGTGCAGCGCAGTTGGCCGGTGATCAGCGAGGCCGGTGAGCAGGTGGGGCGCCACCACCACCCCAACGCCCACCTCAGCGCCATCTACTACCTCAATGGCGACGGCAGCGGCCGCAGCGGCTGCCTGCGCCTGTTCGCCCCCCGGCAGGTGAACGAGCTGGTGCCGGGGCTGGCGGTGGGCCAGGACGGGCCGATCGGGGCCGATGCCACCCTCAACCGCCCCTGGCACGACGTGGCCCCCCGGGCGGGGCTGCTGCTGCTGTTCCCCTCGTCGGTGGACCATGCGGTGCTGCCCAACGGGGACACCGAGGACACCCGCTTCTCACTCAGCATCGACTTCGTCCTCACGGCCCCGGCGAACGCGCCCGATCCGGGTGAGTACCTTGCCCCCCACCCCGGTCGCTGGCTGGCGATCGGGGAGGATGGGACCGAGCCGGGAGCCTGA
- a CDS encoding F0F1 ATP synthase subunit gamma, translating to MANLKAIRDRISSVKNTRKITEAMRLVAAAKVRRAQEQVLRTRPFADRLARVLQNLESRMGFEGADSPLLGERRPVSTITLLVVTGDRGLCGGYNANVIRRAEQRFAELKGQGFTVDMVLMGRKAITYFTNRSYPIRATFTGLEQVPTSQEAGEIANEVLAEFLSASTDRVEIVFTRFINLVSSQPVVQTLLPLDPQGIASSDDEIFRLITRDGRLGVEIGKVENAEPALQPDFVFEQSPEQLLNALLPLYLANQLLRSLQEAAASELASRMTAMNNASDNAKALAKTLTLDYNKARQAAITQEILEVVGGAAAMG from the coding sequence ATGGCCAATCTCAAGGCAATCCGTGACAGGATCAGTTCGGTCAAGAACACCCGCAAGATCACCGAAGCCATGCGGCTGGTGGCCGCCGCCAAGGTGCGTCGCGCCCAGGAGCAGGTGCTGCGCACCCGCCCCTTCGCCGATCGCCTGGCCCGGGTGCTTCAGAACCTCGAGTCGCGCATGGGCTTCGAGGGGGCCGATTCCCCTCTGCTGGGAGAGCGCCGTCCGGTGAGCACCATCACCCTGCTGGTGGTCACCGGCGACCGGGGTCTCTGCGGCGGCTACAACGCCAACGTGATCCGCAGGGCCGAACAACGCTTCGCCGAGCTCAAGGGACAGGGCTTCACGGTGGACATGGTGCTGATGGGCCGCAAGGCCATCACCTACTTCACCAACCGCTCCTACCCGATCCGGGCCACCTTCACCGGCCTGGAGCAGGTGCCCACCTCCCAGGAGGCGGGCGAGATCGCCAACGAAGTGCTCGCCGAGTTCCTCTCCGCCAGCACCGACCGCGTGGAGATCGTCTTCACCCGCTTCATCAACCTGGTGAGCTCCCAGCCGGTGGTCCAGACCCTGCTGCCCCTCGATCCCCAGGGCATCGCCAGCTCCGACGATGAGATCTTCCGTCTCATCACCCGTGACGGCCGCCTCGGGGTGGAGATCGGCAAGGTGGAGAACGCCGAGCCGGCCCTGCAGCCGGACTTCGTGTTCGAGCAGAGCCCGGAGCAGCTGCTCAATGCCCTGCTGCCCCTCTACCTGGCCAACCAGCTGCTGCGCTCCCTCCAGGAAGCGGCCGCCAGCGAACTGGCCAGCCGGATGACGGCCATGAACAACGCCAGCGACAACGCCAAGGCGCTCGCCAAGACCCTCACCCTCGACTACAACAAGGCCCGGCAGGCGGCCATCACCCAGGAAATCCTGGAAGTGGTGGGTGGCGCGGCGGCCATGGGCTGA
- a CDS encoding HD domain-containing phosphohydrolase: MRQLEGLQLAASVHVIGKLNVPAEILCKPRTLTDHESDLIRDHAQAGHNVFKDVASSRPSARIIQEHHERMDGSDDPNGLYGDKLMLEPRIVAIPDVMEACLRLFNDKG; the protein is encoded by the coding sequence GTGCGGCAGCTGGAGGGACTGCAACTGGCCGCCTCCGTCCATGTCATCGGCAAGTTGAACGTGCCGGCGGAAATCCTCTGCAAGCCGAGGACACTGACCGATCATGAATCCGACCTGATCAGGGACCATGCCCAGGCTGGCCACAACGTCTTCAAGGACGTTGCCTCTTCCAGGCCGAGTGCCCGCATCATCCAGGAACACCACGAACGGATGGACGGCAGCGACGATCCGAATGGACTCTATGGCGACAAACTGATGCTGGAACCCCGGATCGTGGCGATCCCCGACGTGATGGAGGCCTGCCTGCGGCTGTTCAACGACAAGGGCTAG
- a CDS encoding DUF4336 domain-containing protein — translation MLRRLADHLWVAEQPQTYFGLSIGTRMTVIRLENSNRLVILSPIQPTPELEIELAAIGVVTDIVAPNAFHHLHLQAFQQRFPQAISWGPPFLRQKCPHLELDRLLNAEEPSPWPGLLLCSLSGLHTLGPTGPSPLHEVAFCHTPSRTLVLTDSAFHFDASAPWLTRWLTRIGGGYARLEPTILERLATSDRTSLRRAMQAVLQWDFDRVIVAHGAVVETGGKERLTKAYAAFLGSDLGPCAGAPPIPKDHQP, via the coding sequence ATGCTGCGGCGCCTCGCCGATCATCTCTGGGTGGCCGAACAACCGCAGACCTACTTCGGCCTGAGCATCGGCACCCGGATGACGGTCATCCGCCTGGAGAACAGCAACCGGCTGGTGATTCTTTCGCCGATCCAGCCAACACCTGAGCTCGAAATCGAACTGGCCGCCATCGGTGTCGTCACCGACATCGTGGCGCCCAACGCCTTCCACCATCTCCATCTCCAGGCCTTCCAGCAGCGCTTTCCCCAGGCCATCTCCTGGGGTCCGCCCTTCCTGAGGCAGAAGTGTCCCCATCTGGAGCTGGACCGTCTGCTCAACGCGGAAGAGCCATCCCCATGGCCGGGATTGCTGCTGTGCAGCCTGAGCGGGCTCCACACCCTGGGGCCCACCGGCCCATCGCCGCTGCATGAGGTGGCCTTCTGCCACACCCCGAGCAGGACCCTCGTCCTGACGGACAGCGCCTTCCACTTCGATGCCTCCGCCCCCTGGCTCACCCGCTGGCTCACCCGGATCGGCGGCGGTTACGCTCGCCTGGAGCCCACCATTCTCGAGCGCCTGGCCACCTCCGACAGGACTTCGCTGCGGAGGGCCATGCAGGCTGTCCTGCAGTGGGACTTCGACAGGGTGATCGTGGCCCACGGCGCTGTGGTGGAAACCGGCGGCAAGGAAAGACTCACCAAGGCCTACGCGGCGTTTCTCGGCAGCGACCTCGGGCCCTGCGCCGGCGCCCCCCCAATCCCCAAGGACCACCAGCCATGA
- a CDS encoding sulfatase-like hydrolase/transferase → MASAASAAKVAGASGAQRYNILFILTDQERFFQPWELPGDFSLPGHERLIKQGTSFINHRINSCVCTPSRAVAYTGQHIQQTRMFDNTNFPWVSSLSTDIRTVGHMLREAGYYTAYKGKWHLTKEFETVNKLGTPTKIFTEEMEAYGFSDYFGVGDIIAHTQGGYLHDGVITAMGISWLRGKGRELAAQGKPWFLAVNLVNPHDVMFYDTDAPGTTVQAQRGIVHVARDPKDPLYARQWAFSLPPSHTQPLDVPGRPPAHRDFLKSHDALVGEIPNEIPRWKRRHNYYLNCLQDVDRNIVTLLAELDAAGLRERTIVILTSDHGDMDGAHQLHAKGAVAYREQNHVPLIVAHPAYPGGNRCQALTSHLDLAPTLVGLTGVAPDRKAEIVRGLPGKDFSTLLAAPERAAIDSLREGILFNYNMLAYIDGDFLYKAVGHLQKGGKPDQLKQVGIVPNLMKRGAVRSVYDGRHVFSRYFSPKQHNRPRTYEQLEQFNDLELFDVQADPHEMKNLASTGKKHRDLVMAMNEKLNRLIDREVGEDLGQMLPGGIDAGWAVNEQTMAP, encoded by the coding sequence GTGGCGAGCGCTGCCAGCGCAGCGAAGGTTGCTGGTGCGTCCGGGGCTCAGCGCTACAACATCCTCTTCATTCTCACTGACCAGGAGCGCTTTTTTCAGCCCTGGGAACTGCCTGGGGATTTCAGCCTTCCCGGCCATGAACGTCTCATCAAGCAGGGCACCAGCTTCATCAATCACCGCATCAACTCCTGCGTCTGCACGCCTTCGCGGGCGGTGGCCTACACGGGCCAACACATCCAGCAGACGCGAATGTTCGACAACACGAATTTTCCGTGGGTCAGCAGCCTGTCCACCGATATCCGCACCGTCGGGCACATGCTGCGGGAGGCAGGCTATTACACGGCCTATAAAGGAAAATGGCATCTGACCAAGGAGTTCGAAACCGTCAACAAGCTGGGGACACCCACCAAGATCTTCACCGAGGAGATGGAAGCCTATGGGTTCTCCGACTACTTCGGAGTTGGCGACATCATTGCCCATACCCAGGGCGGCTATCTCCATGATGGCGTGATCACCGCCATGGGCATCAGTTGGTTACGCGGGAAGGGACGGGAGCTGGCGGCCCAGGGGAAGCCCTGGTTTCTCGCTGTCAATCTCGTGAATCCCCACGATGTGATGTTCTACGACACCGATGCCCCTGGTACCACGGTTCAGGCCCAACGGGGAATCGTCCATGTGGCCCGCGATCCGAAGGATCCCTTGTATGCCAGGCAATGGGCTTTCTCCCTTCCTCCCAGTCACACCCAGCCCTTGGATGTGCCCGGACGACCACCCGCCCATCGCGACTTCCTGAAATCACATGACGCGTTGGTTGGCGAGATCCCCAACGAGATCCCGCGCTGGAAGCGCAGGCATAACTACTATCTGAACTGCCTGCAGGATGTGGACCGCAACATCGTCACGCTGCTGGCCGAACTGGATGCGGCCGGCCTGAGGGAGCGAACGATCGTGATTCTGACCTCAGATCACGGGGACATGGATGGGGCACACCAGCTCCATGCCAAAGGCGCCGTCGCCTATCGGGAGCAGAATCATGTTCCCCTGATCGTTGCCCATCCGGCCTATCCAGGTGGCAACCGCTGCCAGGCCCTCACCTCCCATCTCGACCTCGCCCCGACCTTGGTGGGCCTGACTGGCGTCGCGCCCGACAGAAAAGCGGAGATCGTGAGAGGGCTGCCGGGCAAGGACTTCTCGACTCTGCTCGCCGCTCCCGAACGGGCAGCGATCGACAGCCTGCGGGAAGGAATCCTGTTCAACTACAACATGCTCGCCTACATCGATGGCGATTTCCTTTACAAAGCCGTTGGCCACCTGCAAAAGGGGGGCAAGCCGGATCAGCTCAAGCAGGTGGGTATCGTCCCCAACCTGATGAAACGGGGAGCCGTTCGATCGGTGTATGACGGGCGCCATGTCTTTTCTCGCTACTTCTCCCCGAAGCAGCACAACAGACCCCGTACCTATGAACAACTTGAGCAGTTCAACGATCTGGAGTTGTTTGATGTGCAGGCCGATCCCCATGAAATGAAGAACCTTGCCTCAACCGGGAAGAAGCATCGCGATCTCGTGATGGCCATGAACGAAAAGCTCAACCGTCTGATCGACCGCGAGGTGGGAGAGGATCTTGGCCAGATGCTTCCCGGGGGCATCGACGCCGGATGGGCGGTGAATGAACAGACGATGGCCCCCTGA
- a CDS encoding MGMT family protein, producing MTKSEAFARIKAQVLRIVTTIPESKITTYQSIGEHLAVMPRHVAYILSQLDDNAKMDVPWYRVVSGDGSLGVPKRDPNGDPQACLLEREGIAVVGNAVHPSLEAFFLPCHELGHGIPRQERRAATPARAVDAGARNACGVTDNGGR from the coding sequence ATGACAAAGTCCGAGGCTTTCGCCCGCATCAAGGCACAGGTGCTCCGGATCGTCACGACGATTCCCGAATCGAAAATCACCACCTACCAATCCATCGGAGAACATCTGGCGGTGATGCCCAGACACGTCGCCTACATCCTCAGCCAGCTGGACGACAACGCGAAGATGGACGTTCCCTGGTATCGCGTCGTGTCAGGAGACGGAAGCCTGGGCGTGCCCAAACGGGATCCCAACGGCGACCCCCAGGCCTGCCTTCTCGAACGGGAAGGCATCGCCGTGGTGGGAAACGCCGTGCATCCTTCCCTCGAAGCATTCTTCCTGCCATGCCATGAACTGGGCCACGGGATCCCCAGGCAGGAGCGCCGTGCCGCGACGCCCGCCAGAGCGGTGGACGCTGGGGCGCGCAACGCGTGCGGGGTTACCGACAACGGTGGACGGTGA